One window of Acipenser ruthenus chromosome 52, fAciRut3.2 maternal haplotype, whole genome shotgun sequence genomic DNA carries:
- the LOC117432791 gene encoding GTPase IMAP family member 7-like — translation MQHQLLLCMQVSGGNADSELRLVLIGKTGTGKSASGNTILGREEFISKPGSASITRECLKIKGRVDGRSVAVVDTPGLFDTELSNEESLREIVKCICMSSPGPHAFLIVIQVGRFTKEERDTVDLIMKAFGEEAEKYTMVLFTRGDDLEDNETIEEYIERGDQRLKNIVEKCGGRCHSFNNKKMTDRSQVTELLGKIESMVKENGGGCYTTEMYKKAEAAIEEEKKRIMKESPGCSEEDARKIAEVSNVFIKQLLILTAAARVAGGAGVGASIGAFGGPLGAGIGAAVGIVAV, via the exons ATGCAGCATCAGCTCCTGTTGTGTATGCAAG tgtcTGGAGGAAATGCTGATTCTGAGTTGAGGTTGGTGCTGATTGGAAAAACTGGGACTGGGAAGAGTGCatcaggaaacaccatcctgggcagagaggAGTTTATATCTAAACCTGGCTCCGCTTCAATTACGAGAGAGTGTTTGAAGATTAAAGGAAGAGTTGATGGGAGAAGCGTTGCTGTGGTCGACACTCCAGGCTTGTTTGACACCGAGCTCAGTAATGAAGAATCTTTACGTGAGATTGTGAAGTGCATTTGCATGTCTTCCCCGGGACCCCATGCATTTCTCATTGTGATACAAGTGGGTCGATtcacaaaggaagagagagacACAGTGGATCTAATCATGAAGGCTTTCGGTGAGGAAGCTGAGAAATACACAATGGTGCTCTTCACCCGTGGAGACGACCTGGAAGATAATGAGACGATTGAGGAATACATTGAGAGAGGTGATCAGCGCCTCAAGAACATTGTAGAGAAGTGTGGAGGCCGGTGTCACTCCTTCAACAACAAGAAGATGACTGATCGCTCCCAGGTCACTGAGCTGCTGGGGAAGATAGAGAGCATGGTGAAAGAGAATGGAGGCGGTTGCTACACCACTGAGATGTACAAGAAGGCTGAAGCAGCCATCGAAGAAGAGAAAAAGAGGATAATGAAGGAAAGCCCAGGTTGCAGTGAGGAAGATGCTAGAAAGATAGCAGAAGTAAgcaatgtatttataaaacaattacTAATACTAACAGCAGCAGCAAGAGTAGCAGGAGGAGCAGGAGTAGGTGCATCAATAGGAGCATTCGGAGGACCCTTAGGAGCAGGAATAGGAGCAGCAGTAGGGATAGTAGCTGTGTAA